Within the Vigna angularis cultivar LongXiaoDou No.4 chromosome 10, ASM1680809v1, whole genome shotgun sequence genome, the region tttaatttgagaaatgaagtataaaaggaaagagaaaaaaaatagtcatgaacgtaaaggaaaaagaagataataaaaaatgatttttttaatagaaaagaTAATGAAGAGCTTTTCATAATAGTATTTGCACACCTTCTTTATTAAGATCAACGCCAGCTCTATTTGTTCTAAACAACTGAAATCTATTTCGGCCCACTCTTCAAATCCCAAATACCATTCTCagcataaaaaaatgaagacacAGTAGAATTTAGTACTTACATCACTCATTAGAAAACATAACCCATAATATTTAGTACTACttagtattaaaattataacaaatatatataattttcaaatttaaatatgagaAAGCATTAATATCTAccatttaacattttattaaatataaataatattattacattaAACTTTATCCAACAACTATTATAAGGTTTGTAAGAATATAGAAAATAGGGTATTAGAATTTataggtgttttaaaataacgaggtcgaaaattttattttaaaataattcaataatataaacaGTATTTCTTAAACTCGTTTCATTACTTAAAATACAGATCATTTATCTAAAACTCATTCTTTGattttctctaccttctctctaagatatcTGACTAATCGATCATCTGTTTGACAATCAGGAAGTTCCTAGGAAATTACGACTAAGTAATCTCAATTTTTATCCGATCAGTTCTTAGTATTAAGCAATTAAGttgactctcttttttttcgtttttcagttgaaattgtgcatgttgaTTCTTTGTCAGATGTGTCTTGTGTTATCTTTTCTTAGTTTCTTGTCAATTTAAAGTCCTAAGGACTCACTCCAATCACAATTTGGTGATTAGTAGATGTTTttagagtttcttgtgtttaaGTAATGATTGGACATTTTTAGAGTTGTAGTAGTTCTTTGTGAAGTAAGAGAAGCTAGTTTTTGTTctgtattaatttataaagtatgaattgatAGTATTTAGGATATAAAGtatgaattaatattattattattattattattattataaagtatgaatttaTCCTATGGTTGTTATAAAGTTGAGATGTAATGAATAGtggttaaaaatatttcaaattttacaatttaaataaaataagatatattgatacaaaaacatgtaaatagtttattatatatataattctattttaatttaataaataaaacaaaataaaaatagtataactacttaaaattaacattagatatcaaatatatatatatatatatataacattaattcAAGTAAACACACATTAATTCAAGTAaacactaaatatttttttgatccTTATACATTGGTTAAATATACCTTTGGtctttatatttcaaattgataaatttaacctttcaattttttaaaataaataatttcagtCTTTTGTGATTATACAATATTGTCAgcaaatattaaatttacatttaaagtaaaaattgaaataaccTATCCTATAAATTAGTCCTTGGATATAAAATACTCACtaaatgataattttgaatataaaaattattaaaattacaatGGCCCGGTTTATatgctaaatatgtaatttaacaagacataatatataatataaatatgtcgAAGAAACGTTTACATTacaaaatgaagtaaaaaaaataaaaataaaatataaacaagatCCATAAGAGGAATATAACTTCTGCActtatatacataaataaaattatctatattatattaatCTCTCTCAGTTATTCATGGTTGGAATTCTGAATACGTATGATCATTTGTTCTCGTGTGACAAACACCATTGCATATGAAAATAACAACCACAAAACGAGAGCAAGTTAGTTTATTTGAAAGATTTATAAACtaacaataatttcaataagTTACCATGCATatcaatttcaaataatatcaaacaattcattcattatatataaatttaattaacaatgAAATACTACTTTTAGAATATTCTTCCCTTAAATTGGACTAAAAATTATGCATATGTCATATGAATATTTAGTAGATTTTGACAATTTTAACTTAGACTCTACTCTACTTCCAATATTAAgacttaagtttttttttttatataacaagATTATTTGGCTATCGTCTactatattgattattttttacatcaaaTCTCGTTATAGGAATATCTATCAactattatcttttatatattttttctatataaattaatatatctaGTAGAATTTGAATATTCTCATCAAACAATCCTTATTTAATATACGACCTAAATCACacataaaaacattttctttcgTAAATAATTAATCATCATATACACAATTATTCAATATCTCATTCTTATcacactttttctcttttcaacatttttctttctcaaaaacTCTATCGTTTAAGCGAGTTTTTGAACTTACCCAACGATATAGGTATGCTCACTCAATGAATTTTTGGATCAGatctttttagatttttaaaataaattttcgtTCAACTGCCTTGTCCAACAACCTCTATGAACTCtctaaattttctcaaactatTTTTGTCTAGAAACTATTGTGCTAGTCTAATGACCAAGTCCCTAGGAGTTAATTTTACCAAACACTTCAACTAAAAccaacaattaaatatattaataataataataatatattattattattattacataccaattaattatttaagatttgattataaattacaaatagaatacatttatatattccAAAACTGACTGACATgtgatttagtttttatttctaatcTTAATTcctaataaaattacataataaataaatgtcctaattaatattaaaactataaaggttaatattaattataataagtgACAttgatttcaaatatttaattctttactaaattcatttattaacaTAACTCAATTTCTAATACGAAATTAAacgacacacacacacacaactaTATATGATAGATgttttaacaaacaaaaataatatttatgatttaaattaaaggaaaataaaagtatataaatatttatagatataataatgattaataagtgagataaaattatataataaatacaaaattactatttaatattaaacttatacataaatataaataacattgaATTCAACATTGAATTCAgcattaaattaaatacaaaattaaattgaaatatttccTAAACATTTGATTAATTTATAGAGGTCTgaagtttcttttaaaaattttctctctctctccctatatatatatacatatatatttaaaagataaatactaattataataattattttctcacATCAAGGGTGACtgttatgaaataataaaaacacacaTGATAAATGTTAGTTCCGAAACCGTAAAGCTGACTGCGAGGTTGGCTTGGCTTTTGCTATTGAGGACAGCCACGTCATCATCACAGTGGGTCCTGCTCTGTTGCAACTCAAACTCCTTCTCCTCTTCTTCACAGTCACACACTCTTTTTCTAGTCTTCTTTTGCAAATTACAAAAATCTCCTTTTTATTACGGTCacaataatatttatcattacaataacaaaatttaatttaattcagaTATACCAAAATCACAGTTCATCAGATACCAATAAACTAAGGAGAGAGAAGCTTAAGGAGTTAGTATAGTAATTGGTAACTGCTAGCTCagtattatcaaaatatttaaatttgggAAACtgtaataaatatgattaatatgtttaatttaaaagaaaaatcataattttttgttgAGCAAGGTGTTTATTGTGGTATTGTTGCAGAGGAGGACCCATTTCAGTTATGTATCTTTGAGCGGAGATTACTGAGTTCAGCCCAGGTGCTGTTCACTCTGTTCTTTCTGCCCCCACTCTCCTCACTTCACTTTTCATTTCCCAATTCCCAATCTATCTACCcttcaagttttcttttttccttctgttttttttttagctATTTTCACTTACTTAATGTGATCTGGTACTTTTCCCCCTTTCTGTCTTTATTTATGGGTCTTCTGGGTTGCTCGGTTTCAAGGGGTGTTGGGTTGTAAAGTTGTGATCTTTAGGTTTTCCTGGGGAATTTTCCATCTGGGTTAGTGGGAGGGTAGGAGGAGGTGGTATTTGGAATTGATGATATCTGGGTTTGGTTGTCTAGGAACTAGTAGAGATGGGTTTGGGTGCTGAGAATGGTAAGGTGGTGGAGCCTTGGGATGTGTGCAAATCAAaagggaggaagaagaagaaagggaatGAAGAAGTGGAAGGGGCTGGGTCTGGTTGTTGGTTTAGGCTCAGGTTTATGGGCAGCTGCATTTCCTCAAGATCCAAAGTCGATACCTCAGTCAGTGGCAGCGGCACCAGTACTCATTATGGTAATCATTACTGTTTCCATACAAGAGTTGCTACTAttcttgttgttcttcttatcATGTGCCTGGATGTTCCATCTATGTGAATGTGCTTGtcatatgatttattttttgtgcATAGGCTTCCCCATTTTTGTTTAGTGATTAGTTTGTATTGGGGTTTGGGAATTCTTTCTTTAGCACCTAATGCAGGCTTGTTTACCTATTTTGTTTGCTATTTGGTTGAAAGTTACCATGCTATGTAATGTGAAATGATACACAAACGAGTACGAGTGCTGTGGCTGCGGTTTGGGGGCGGGAGCAAAACAAGGTTGAAATTGAAATGTAATTGAGTTTTTTCAATTCATGTTAATCCAGAACTGCAGTGGCTTACACTCTTTATCCTATGAGATATGCAATGCATTTGTAAGCTTTATATGTAGAATGTTTCCTTTACCACACCTCCATGTGGTATTCCAGTTCACAATGAGAAGCCAGCGAAAGAGTTTAAATTTTAGACTGGCTAGGAAATAAGTGTCAGATTTGACTTTGGTAGTGGTAGGTAATTACTATCATATGAGCTTGAGATTAGATATAAGGAAAGAGGTTACTCCCATTTGCTCTTTGGGCAAACCTGAATTTCAAATATATGCTTTAAAGGTAGATTACTTGAGATTGTCTTTAATTCTGAGTATTCGTATCTACTATAAAATCTATAGTCCTTGATgctatttttagttttttactaCTTGTCCTGATACGCCTTTCTATAAAATTCTCTTTCTGATGGCTTCTCATTAGCTGAAAGTAAATCAACTAATGATACTAGTAGAGACCAACCAACGGCTCCAGCAGTCTCTTCTACAACCACTAGTAATGCCGAAAGTAATTCATCCACTTCCAAACTTGAAGAGGAGCTTAAAATTGCTTCCAGGCTGCGAAAATTCCCTTTCAATGATCTTAAGTTAGCTACCAGAAATTTTCGGCCTGAAAGTTTTCTTGGTGAAGGTGGGTTTGGTTGTGTTTTCAAGGGGTGGATTGAAGAAAATGGAACTGCTCCAGTGAAACCTGGCACAGGGCTTACTGTTGCTGTAAAAACCCTCAACCATGATGGGCTCCAGGGTCATAAAGAGTGGCTGGTTTGTATATTTTCAAaacttcttattttcttctattattatcTACTAAATTCTACATTTCCAATGATCATTCTCGTTTGGATCACGTGACAGGCTGAAGTAAATTTTCTTGGCGACCTAGTTCATCCGAACCTTGTTAAACTTGTGGGTTACTGCATTGAAGATGATCAAAGGTTGCTGGTGTATGAGTTCATGCCTCGGGGTAGCCTAGAAAATCACTTGTTTAGGAGTAAGTTACCCTTTTCTATGCAATTCGTTTCCACTGTTTCTTCTATGATAATAATTGTTACATCACTACTGCACCTTGAAATTTTGATCACATAAAAAAGAACCCTGCTGGATTTCTCTCGTAAAGCATGGTTTCAGATCCACAGAAGTCAGGTTATAAGGTTATAAACTTTTGTTAATTTGGCATGGAGATCTAGACGTACAAGGGAAAAGGGGTTACATAATGTAGTACGTCTATTGTATTACTATTACTGTTGTGATCTGCCTATTTAGAATAATGCATGAATCTAATCTATACCATTATAATGATTCCATTAATAACTTTGTTTCTTTGAGTATCTCAGTTGTTATATAGGGATTTAGTAGTTTTCTCTATCAGGGTTAGAACTGTAATTCAATATTGCGgttgtatattttatatttggattATGTCTTTCCTTATTTATGTTCTCAAGTTGAAATTATGCCATATGTAGGATCCCTGCCTCTTCCATGGTCCATTAGAATGAAAATTGCCCTTGGAGCTGCTAAGGGTCTTGCTTTTCTTCATGAAGAAGCCGATCGACCAGTAATATATAGGGATTTTAAAACTTCAAATATACTATTAGATGCAGTAAGTGCCAAAAACTACATTATGATTACATGTGTTTCCCTTTTTGTTCATCTAACGTTTTGTACAAATTCAGGAGTACAACGCCAAGCTCTCGGACTTTGGTCTTGCCAAAGATGGCCCAGAAGGTGATAAAACCCATGTGTCTACTCGAGTGATGGGAACCTATGGCTATGCTGCACCAGAATATGTCATGACAGGTAACTTTTGGTTGATAAAGCACTTCCAAATCTTAAtgttttagttaattatttatcattttatctaTAAAGTCTTGAATGCTTAGGCGTTGATGCTATTTCTATCTGACTTCATTTTGTTAGGCATTTTTCATCTGCTAagttattagttttatttattgatgATCATTACTTTCAACAAAATTCTAAACAAAAATTGTAAACATAATTCCTTGTGGGACTGTTTTAATGTTTGGAATGTTTTAAGCTTTTATCTCTGATATTATTTGTTTTCCACTCtagaaaaattatgattaagaTAGTAAATTAGTTGATCTGTCTATATTCTCCCTGTCCGACGATCAATTGTATTGATGGGTTTGATATCTTCAGTTGTGTTTTCTTAATGTTTATGACTTACAAAATTGGAGTTTAAGTTTCAGTTATGTTTTTTCCAAATGCATTTAAACACAATCCATCCAATATCTAATTGCTTGAATTCTAATAACATTCA harbors:
- the LOC108345452 gene encoding serine/threonine-protein kinase PBL34-like translates to MGLGAENGKVVEPWDVCKSKGRKKKKGNEEVEGAGSGCWFRLRFMGSCISSRSKVDTSVSGSGTSTHYAESKSTNDTSRDQPTAPAVSSTTTSNAESNSSTSKLEEELKIASRLRKFPFNDLKLATRNFRPESFLGEGGFGCVFKGWIEENGTAPVKPGTGLTVAVKTLNHDGLQGHKEWLAEVNFLGDLVHPNLVKLVGYCIEDDQRLLVYEFMPRGSLENHLFRRSLPLPWSIRMKIALGAAKGLAFLHEEADRPVIYRDFKTSNILLDAEYNAKLSDFGLAKDGPEGDKTHVSTRVMGTYGYAAPEYVMTGHLTSKSDVYSFGVVLLEMLTGRRSMDKHRPNGEHNLVEWARPHLGERRRFYKLIDPRLEGHFSVKGAQKAAQLAAHCLCRDPKARPLMSEVVEALKPLPNLKDMASSSYYYQTMQADRIGASPNTRNGRTQGALLSRNGQQQRSLSIPNGTYASPYHHQFPQPSPKTNGKA